DNA from Metabacillus flavus:
TGTTTCTTTAAAACATTACCCATTTTAACACATAACGGCGCTGGGGAAACATTTTTCATTTAAAAAGGCTGTTTCGTATGCTCGCCAATCCTGGGGCTAGTCTTGTCCTCGCGCTTCGCCTGCGCGTAAGGCTTGCTTACCCGTCCTGCTGCTCAAAGCAGGCTCCTGTCCAATCGGCAAGAACAGATTGGGCTGCAAGAACCTTTACACCAATAATTATTGGTGTAAAGGGCCGTCCAGAAAGTCAGTTTTAAAGCGTATTTTTAAATTGGATTGGTTTTGGCTGATTTCCGCTCCAACCAGCCATTATTCAAATTGCTTATAAAAAAACAACCCCCCGGGATGCTCATACAGCGTCCCGGGGGGTAATCACAACCATTTCCTCTCAGCAGGAATTTTTAGACCGTCCGGCCTTTTTGCTACGTTTGCTGCAGGGATTTCCATTTTCTTTTTAAACTGGTTGCCCTTAGCTCAATCATCGGCTCTGTCCAGGTTTTTACGAAGTTTGATGACAGAAGGAAGGTGACAATGATTGCTGCCGCCGCGTATATGGCAATGCTTTGGTAATCATCGAGCCACTCAACGGCCGGACTGCTGCGGATTCCATTAATAATGAAGCCGTGCAGGAGGTAAACATAAAAGGTTCTTGTTCCCCACGATGTGAAAAATGCCTCCCGCTGAGGGACAATAGCCAGAAAGCTTAAAGTAGATGCCACGGTCATCACGTAAAAACTTGATCGGATCAGGGCACTTGCTGCAATCTCCTGGCCAAATGCTGAATAAGGCTTGGAGCCGAAAAGCCATTCAAAATCAAACTGCAAAAAGAAATACATGCTGAAAGTAAAGGTGAGGAAAAGAATAGAAATGGTCCTTCCTTTAACAGATGTCAGTTTGTAAAAATGATCTCTCTTCATATAATATCCAATCAGGAAGAGCGGGAAAAATACAAATGTCCGGCCGATACTTAAAAAGTTATTCGCAAAATCAACATATCCGATTCCGATCCCAAGCAAAAAAGAAAAAGCCAATGCCGTTTTCAAATTTGTCTTCGTGAATAGGAATAGCATCAGATTCCAGAAGAACAGGCTAAGCAGAAACCATAGCGACCATTGCGGATCAAGCGGATTGAGCTCGATTTTATCCTGCTTTTGAATCAGGTAGTAATAAACGGAATAGATGCCCTGAAATATCAGATAGGGGACAATCAGTTTTTTTGCTATCTTCCCTACATAGCCTTTTTTTCTGAATCCCTTCGCAAAATAGCCAGAAACGAGGATAAAGGCTGGCATATGAAACGTGTAAATAAATTTATAAATGTGAAGCATCACTTCATTATTGTCAATAAAAGAACGGATGAGATGGCCAAACACGACAAGGATAATCAATAGAAATTTCGCATTATCAAAGTAGCTGTCTCTCGTTTTCAACTCATATCACCTGCCTGAACATGCTTTTAATCGGTAATTCCTGTAAACATAATTTACCCATGCCAGAACAGTGTAAAACAAAAAAAGAAGGGTTTCCTGCCTTTAACGTCTTTTGTGAGATGGATTTAATCGTCTTGTTACCTAATTGTGAAATATGTATCAGTCATGATAAACCAGCCATATTTTCCGGAAGAACAGCCCTTTTTTTCCAAAACGCGACTTAATACGGGAAGAGCGGAAGGACAATAGAATTTAATGTAGAAATTAAAGATAAATGATATGGGGAAAAAAGGGAGTGTTCGGGGGATGAGTCAGCTAATAGAAGAGGCGCATATTGCTCAGCTTAATAGCGAACTGGACCGTCTTAAAAAGAAAAATCAGCATTTACAAGCGGAGCTTAACAAACACCAGGTTATTTTTGACCAAGCTTTGGATGCCATTATTATTTTTGACCAAAATATGAATTTCATAGATGTTAATGAAGCAGCGTGCAGCATGTTTAATGAACGGAAAGAAGTGCTGATGAAAAAATCACTGTATGATTATCTCGCCATGTTCCCTAATGAGGAGATTAAAAGGCAGCGGGAGCAGCTCTCAGAAACAGGTTCACTCAGTGAGGAGATTATTATTAAGCTTAAGAACGGGCAGCTGAAATTTATCGAGTTTTCCGCAAAAAGAAAAGCAATAGGGGATTTTGATTTATCCATCATGAGGGACGTTTCATCAAAAAAAATGCTGGAAAGAGAACGGTCTATTAACGAAAAAATGTTTCAGGATCTTTTTCACCGCGCTTTGGATGGAATTGTTATATATGATCACCATGGCCGGCTTGTGGATGCCAATACGTCTTTTTGCCAAAGCTTCGAGCTTCAAAAAAACCAGCTCTCTTCTTATAAACTTAAAGATTTTATTGACAAAGAGAGCCATGAAAAAATTGAAGATACGTGGTCCCTTCTTTCTAAAGCAGGAAAAGCAAAAGGGGATTTGCCAGTAAGGCTTAAGAGCGGCACCCGGAAAATCTTTGAATTTACAGCAACTTCTAATGTACTGAATGGATACTATATGTCAATTATGAGGGACATCACTGAAAAAAGAAGCATGGAGGCCAAGCTCCATAAAAGCGAGGTTCGCTTCCGTGAAATTTTTGAAAATGCAATGGATGCCATCATTATTTGGGACAAAAAAGGGAGAATTTTAAAGGCAAACCGGTGGGCAACACGTATTTTCGAACTGCCGATGGAAGGACTTCTCAAAAGCTTCATCACAGATTTTCTGGATTTAACCGATCCGCGCTATCAGTCTGCCTTTCAGCTATACATGACTACAGGTTCTATTCGTCAGGAACTTCATTTTAATATGCCAAATGGGCAATGCAAGCATTTGGAATTCACCTCCAAGGCGAATGTGTTTGAAGGACAGCACCTGACCATCCTTCGAAATGTTAGCGACCGGAACCGGATGGAAAAGGAATTAAGGCAGAGCGAGGAGAAATTCCGGAAAATTTTTAATGGAGCGATGGAGGGGATTATCCTGTTTGACACTCATTACGATATTATGGCTGCAAATCCTGTTTCGGCAAAAATTTTCGGAATGTCGCATGAAGAGATTGAACAGTGCAATCTTTATGCCCTGCTATTCTCCGGTGAAAGCAGGCAGCCTTCCGACTTTTTGGCAGAATATGAAAAGGGAGAAGAAGGTACAGAAGAGATCCTTCTTAAGTCTAAGCACGGTCAAACAAGAATATTGGATATCTCCTTAAAAATGAATTTAAATGAGAACATGCATCTGGCTATATTACGGGATATAACAGAAAGGAAAGAGCTAGAAGACCGTTTGCGGAAATCAGATACATTGAATGTGGTCGGTGAGCTTGCCGCAGGCATTGCCCATGAAATACGAAACCCGATGACAGCACTGAAAGGCTTTATCCAGCTTCTTGAAGGAAGCGTTAAAGATGACTTCAGCATGTATTTTAATGTCATTAAATCAGAACTAAACCGGATTGAATCCATCATTACAGAATTTCTCGTTCTTGCAAAACCTCAGGCCATTCATTTTGAACAAAACAGCATCGTTAAAATTATGAAGGATACCATGGAACTTCTAAATGCGCAGGCTATTTTTTCCAATGTCCAGATGGAGCTCATCACGGAAGGTGAGATTCCTTCAATCTATTGTGAGCCGAACCAAATCAAACAGGTGTTTATCAATATCTTAAAAAATGCTATTGAAGTGATGCCGGGCGGAGGGAAAGTATTGGCGGTACTCAAAATGAATGGACCGGACCAACTGTGTATTTCCATTAGGGACGAAGGAAACGGAATACCTGAAGATAAGCTTAAAAGGCTTGGAGAGCCTTTCTATACAACGAAGGACCGAGGTACCGGCCTGGGACTTATGGTAAGCTATAAAATAATAGAAGAACACCGCGGGAAAGTAAAAGTGGAAAGTCAGGTAGGGAAAGGGACGACCTTCTGCATTACGCTGCCCGCTGGAAATAATGAGGTGTAAAAATTGAAAGGATTTATTCAATATGATTCCCCGATTGGCATTCTGACAATTGTTTCAGATGGGGAGTCCATTACAGAGGTTCTGCTTCCGGAAACGGAACTTTCTGCATTGGATGCAGAGCCTGCAGAATATTGTGTCTTAATTGAAGCCAGTAAACAGCTGCAGGAATATTTCAACGGAACTCGGACCCATTTTCAGCTTCCCTTATTTACAGAGGGAACACCTTTTCAAATGAGAGTTTGGGATGCGCTTCGGACGATTCCGTTTGGCGAATCGCTGAGCTATGCAGAAATTGCAGAAAAAGCCGGCAGCCCTAAAGCCGTCCGCGCTGTAGGCCAAGCCAACAAGGCCAATAAACTGCCGATTCTGGTTCCTTGTCACCGAGTTATTGGAAAAAATAAATCACTGACCGGCTATGCAGGAACGAAAACGGATTTAAAAGCCGTTCTGCTGGAATTGGAAAAGGTAGATTTCAGATAAGCGGTTGAAATTGAACGGAGACCGGATGCTATAGGGCATTCGGTTTTTTGTTTTGCTTAATTCTAAAGGATTGTTGATCTTAAATGCCGCTTGTCACAAATATGAGGAACCGACATATTATTTAGTGAAGTTAAAAAAGTTGCCTTTAGGCAAAAGGAGGCGGAAAATGTTTAAACCTGGGAGAACCGCAAAAGTTGCAGCATATGCCGTTCTATTTCATAAGATGAATCTGCTTTCCAAAGAGCAAACGGATGCCATTGTTAAGCTGCAAAAGTAATTGACAAAAAAATCCGATAAGATTATTATCTAATTAGATATTCGTCTAATAAGGAGATGTACGTGTGCAGCTGAATCGATTAGTACAATTTCATAAAGCGATGGGCGACCCAACCAGGCTGAGGATCATTGCGATACTTTCCGATGGTCCTAAGCACGGTCAGGCACTGGCGGGCATACTCGGACTCACTCCTCCAACCATTACCCATCATCTGACCAAATTAAAAGAGATGAATCTTGTCCATCAAAAACGTGAAAAGAACACCATCTATTACTTCCTGCAGGATAAAGTTATTGAAAAGCATGCGAGCGATATCGTTCAGCTTATGCAGCCGAAAGAGGGGAATGGAATGAAGGAATTGACAGGGGAACACATGAAAGTCGTTCATAATTACTTAACGAAAGATGGAAAACTTAAAACCATTCCGTCCCAGCGCAAACGCAAACTAATGGTGCTCTTCTACATAGCAAAAGAATTCGAACCCGGCAGAAAGTACACAGAAAAGGAAATAAATGAAGCGATAAAAGTGTATCACGAAGACTTTGCTACCATCAGGAGGGAATTTATTGTGAATGGAATCATGTACCGCGACAACAGCATCTACGAATTAAACCCGAAGGAATTGTGGGCAGGAATAGAGGGGAATTGATTTTGCAGATGTTGCCATGAAGTGTCCGGAAAGTCTGTTTTCAAAGCTCCTTTCGCATTATTACATTGGATTGGTTTTGGCGGATTTTCGCTGCAGGTTACTCCCTTTCCGCTGGGCGGGAGGTGAGCCTCCTTGCGGCCGGGCACCTGCGGGATCTCACCTGTCCCGCTGCTCCTGCAGGAGTCGCGCACCCTCCGCTCCAATCAGCCTAACCCGTAATTGTTCAAATTACTAAAAAATAACCCCCGGGATGCTCATACGGGGGGTTCAATTTCAATTATTTCCTCTCGGCCGGACTTATTAGACAACCCCATGGCGATGAAAAGATGTCTTTCCAATTTCCCGGTCCCTACTATGCTGGCGACTATTAAATAGCCCTCAAAGGAGTTCCTCCATTTCAACGGACTTTATCCGCAAACAGCTCCTCAATTCCAGCCTTTAAATCACCGGTAAGTACACCTTTTTCTGTAACAATACCTGATATAAGATTCGCAGAGGTAACATCAAATGCAGGGTTAAAAACCTGGATTCCTTCAGGTGCAATTAGTGTGCCGGCAATCTCAGTGATTTCTCTAGAATCTCGTTCTTCAATCGGAATATCTGCTCCTGAATCGATGCTAAAGTCGAATGTGGAGAGAGGGGCTGCAATGTAGAATGGAATATGAAAAGCCTTTGCTAAAATAGCCAGGTTATATGTGCCGATTTTATTGGCTGTATCTCCATTGCGGGCGATGCGGTCGGCCCCTGTAATAATGGCGGAAATGTTCTTCTTCTGAATCGTGAAGGCAGCCATATTGTCAGTAATGAGTGTTACATCGATTCCCGCCTGCATCAATTCCCATGCTGTCAGCCGTGCACCCTGAAGGACTGGGCGGGTTTCACAAGCATATACCTGAAGAGGAAAATCCTGTTCCTGCGCTAAATAAAATGGCGCAAGAGCGGTCCCGTAACGGGCTGTTGCAATGGATCCAGCGTTGCAGATGGTCATAATGCGGTCGTTTTTATTAAAGAGCTTCAGAGCATGCTGGCCGATTTGCCTGCACGTTTCCTCATCCTCCACCTGTATTTGGATGGCTTCGTGGATCAGATTGGTTTTGGCTTCATTGACCGATTTTACTTGGCTGCAGGCGGCAGTTAAACGGTTGAGTGCCCAGGCAAGGTTCACAGCCGTTGGCCGGGAGCCAGCCAGATAGTTTTTTTCCTCATTGAGTTTGGAGAGAAAGGATTCAATTTCCGTTTCCTCGTAGCGGGATGCAGACAGGGCAAGACCGAATGCAGCAGTAATGCCGATTGCCGGTGCCCCTCTGACCTTTAAAGTTTGGATCGCATGCCATACCTCTTGAATCGTATTTAATTCAATATATTCGGTAACGGCAGGCAGCTTTTGCTGATCAAGCAATGAAATATAGGTTTCCTTCCATTCAACAGAACGGGGGATTGTGAAAGAATGCTGTTGTGTCATGTTCGTAAAATCCTCCTATTAGCGGGCAATTGCATGCCGGAAAAAACGTTTTAGCTGGCCAGGTTCCGTGATGTTGCGGCGCTGTTTGATTAATTTTTTTCCTAATTCCAGCGCTTGGATTTTTGATTCAATTCTGCGGCTGTAAGGCTCAATCGTATCGAGATCTGCAACGTGGGCCAGCCCGATTGTCCTGCGGATGACTTCACATCCTGCAAATCCGATCGTATCTTCGAAAATTTGTTCCAGCGTATGCTCAAGGTAGCCTTCCACTTCAGAAAAACGCTCTAAGCTGTCCTTTTTCCATGCAGCTGTAAATTCTTCTTCAAATGTGTTCCATGCTTTTTCAATTGCTTCAAAAATAAAGTCCTGTTCCTGTTCTTCACGAGATAGAGCGTTGAGAAGCAGGTTTGCGATAAATTGGCCCGGATCAAATCCAATCGGTCCAAAGAAAGCAAATTCAGGATCAATCACCTTTGTTTCCGTTTCACTGACAAAAATACTGCCTGTGTGCAGATCTCCGTGAAGAAGCGCTCCTGCTTCTGTTAAAAATTTCCTTTTCAATTTAGCGACTTCGAGCTTTACGTGTGTATCCTCCCAAAGCGTTTCCGCAGCCTCCCGAAGCTCCGGTTCAAAATCATTTGATTCATAGTCGAAGAATGGATCCGTAAAAACAAAATCCTCGGTAATTTTGCATAGATCCGGATTGGTAAATTGTTTAACAAGCTGTTTTTTAACATGCGGTTTCAAAGCGAAATCACTTGTGTAAAAAAGGGTATGAGCCATAAATTTCCCGATATGTTCAGCTAGCAGCGGCACATCTTTTCTTTCAATCAGTGCTTTTCTTGCAATCTGCAAATGTGAAAGATCCTCCATTACAGTAATGGCAAGTGTCTGGTCGGTGTAATAAACTTCAGGAACCAATCCCGGAGCAAGCTCTGCCTGTTTTACAAGGGCGCTGCTTTCAATTCTAGCCCGGTCCAATGTAAGCGGCCACGATTCTCCAATGACTTTTGCATAGGGCAGGGCTTGCTTTAAAATAATGCCTTTGCCTGATTTAGGTTCTGTAATATGGAAAACGAGATTTAAATTTCCGTCACCAATTTCCTCACAGTTTAGAACAAGATTGTCTTCAAATAGGCCAAGCCTGACTGCGAGTGCCACAGCGGAGCTTTCGATAAGCGGTTCGTAAAGTGATGAGTTTGCGATTGCCATAAATATTCCCCTCCTGAGGTGCTGATAAAAAACTAAATGAGCATGAAAAAGCCTCTTTCCTTTTGAGAAAGAGGCTTGAAGAGGCTGTCTTCGCACCTCTTATCTCCCAGATCGCATTTGCTTTCTGACGGATTTAGCACCGTGCCTTGCGGAGCGATAAGCCCCGGCGCTTGCTGCTGCGCCCCATTTCACAATGGTATTACGGTCGGTTGCTGTTGGGGTCAACGGGCCAATTCCCTCTCCCAACTCTCGATAAGAGTATGTTTTAATTTTTCGAATGTTTTAATTGTTTCGTAATCACTTGATGAAAATGTTACCAGCTAAGGAATGGGGCTGTCAATCCCTTTTTACAAAAGATTGATAAAATTCCGGACGCCGGTCCTCAAAAACGGGAATTTGTTTTCGAATCGCCGCAATTTCACTGAGATCCAGTTCCGCCCTTAACACTTCTTCACCTTCCCCAGCTTCAGCAATTACATTCCCCCATGGGTCAATGACGAGTGAATGACCGGCAAACTGATTGTGAGGATCAGATCCAGAGCGGTTGCAGGCAACAATAAATGCCTGATTTTCAATGGCTCTCGCTATAAGAAGGGATCTCCAGTGCTGAAGGCGGGGAAGTGGCCACTCTGCAGCAACAAAGAGCACCTCTGCACCATTTGAGGCATGTTCGCGCATCCATTCCGGAAAACGGATGTCATAGCAGATAAACCCTGCACAGTTTAAGCCGTCTAACGTAAATAGTCCGCTTTCTTTTCCGGCTGTCAGGTAATGATGTTCATTCATCAGCTTAAATAAGTGCAGCTTGCTGTACTCGTGAACCAGGGTTCCTTCACGATCAAAGATGAGCATGGTATTGGTGACCTTATGGCCGGATTTTTTTGCGATAGATCCAGCAATCAAATTGACGCTGTTTTTCTTTGCAAGCTCGGAAAGGAAAACTTTTGAATCTTTGCCTTCTTCATCTGCAATTGTTTCAAGTCTTGTCAGATCGTAGCCGGTGTTCCATAATTCCGGCAGGATGAGAAAGTCCGGCGCCTCTTTTTTGATCGCTTCTTCCATTGCATGAGACACGCGCCTTTTATTTTCTGCAGGATCGCCAAATGCGATATCAATTTGAATGCAGCAGATTGTATGTTTCATTTCAGACCAGCTTCCTTCAGATGAATTTTAGCTTTACTTTTTGTTATTAACACTATATGATTTTGGACTAGAATTTCAAGAATTTTTTGAGAAGGTGGAATAAATGAATTTTTTTGAGCCATCCCGCTTGCTAAAACGCTTGCC
Protein-coding regions in this window:
- the mtnA gene encoding S-methyl-5-thioribose-1-phosphate isomerase, whose protein sequence is MTQQHSFTIPRSVEWKETYISLLDQQKLPAVTEYIELNTIQEVWHAIQTLKVRGAPAIGITAAFGLALSASRYEETEIESFLSKLNEEKNYLAGSRPTAVNLAWALNRLTAACSQVKSVNEAKTNLIHEAIQIQVEDEETCRQIGQHALKLFNKNDRIMTICNAGSIATARYGTALAPFYLAQEQDFPLQVYACETRPVLQGARLTAWELMQAGIDVTLITDNMAAFTIQKKNISAIITGADRIARNGDTANKIGTYNLAILAKAFHIPFYIAAPLSTFDFSIDSGADIPIEERDSREITEIAGTLIAPEGIQVFNPAFDVTSANLISGIVTEKGVLTGDLKAGIEELFADKVR
- a CDS encoding PAS domain S-box protein, with the translated sequence MSQLIEEAHIAQLNSELDRLKKKNQHLQAELNKHQVIFDQALDAIIIFDQNMNFIDVNEAACSMFNERKEVLMKKSLYDYLAMFPNEEIKRQREQLSETGSLSEEIIIKLKNGQLKFIEFSAKRKAIGDFDLSIMRDVSSKKMLERERSINEKMFQDLFHRALDGIVIYDHHGRLVDANTSFCQSFELQKNQLSSYKLKDFIDKESHEKIEDTWSLLSKAGKAKGDLPVRLKSGTRKIFEFTATSNVLNGYYMSIMRDITEKRSMEAKLHKSEVRFREIFENAMDAIIIWDKKGRILKANRWATRIFELPMEGLLKSFITDFLDLTDPRYQSAFQLYMTTGSIRQELHFNMPNGQCKHLEFTSKANVFEGQHLTILRNVSDRNRMEKELRQSEEKFRKIFNGAMEGIILFDTHYDIMAANPVSAKIFGMSHEEIEQCNLYALLFSGESRQPSDFLAEYEKGEEGTEEILLKSKHGQTRILDISLKMNLNENMHLAILRDITERKELEDRLRKSDTLNVVGELAAGIAHEIRNPMTALKGFIQLLEGSVKDDFSMYFNVIKSELNRIESIITEFLVLAKPQAIHFEQNSIVKIMKDTMELLNAQAIFSNVQMELITEGEIPSIYCEPNQIKQVFINILKNAIEVMPGGGKVLAVLKMNGPDQLCISIRDEGNGIPEDKLKRLGEPFYTTKDRGTGLGLMVSYKIIEEHRGKVKVESQVGKGTTFCITLPAGNNEV
- the mtnK gene encoding S-methyl-5-thioribose kinase; translated protein: MAIANSSLYEPLIESSAVALAVRLGLFEDNLVLNCEEIGDGNLNLVFHITEPKSGKGIILKQALPYAKVIGESWPLTLDRARIESSALVKQAELAPGLVPEVYYTDQTLAITVMEDLSHLQIARKALIERKDVPLLAEHIGKFMAHTLFYTSDFALKPHVKKQLVKQFTNPDLCKITEDFVFTDPFFDYESNDFEPELREAAETLWEDTHVKLEVAKLKRKFLTEAGALLHGDLHTGSIFVSETETKVIDPEFAFFGPIGFDPGQFIANLLLNALSREEQEQDFIFEAIEKAWNTFEEEFTAAWKKDSLERFSEVEGYLEHTLEQIFEDTIGFAGCEVIRRTIGLAHVADLDTIEPYSRRIESKIQALELGKKLIKQRRNITEPGQLKRFFRHAIAR
- a CDS encoding methylated-DNA--[protein]-cysteine S-methyltransferase, which gives rise to MKGFIQYDSPIGILTIVSDGESITEVLLPETELSALDAEPAEYCVLIEASKQLQEYFNGTRTHFQLPLFTEGTPFQMRVWDALRTIPFGESLSYAEIAEKAGSPKAVRAVGQANKANKLPILVPCHRVIGKNKSLTGYAGTKTDLKAVLLELEKVDFR
- a CDS encoding metalloregulator ArsR/SmtB family transcription factor, whose product is MQLNRLVQFHKAMGDPTRLRIIAILSDGPKHGQALAGILGLTPPTITHHLTKLKEMNLVHQKREKNTIYYFLQDKVIEKHASDIVQLMQPKEGNGMKELTGEHMKVVHNYLTKDGKLKTIPSQRKRKLMVLFYIAKEFEPGRKYTEKEINEAIKVYHEDFATIRREFIVNGIMYRDNSIYELNPKELWAGIEGN
- a CDS encoding acyltransferase family protein is translated as MKTRDSYFDNAKFLLIILVVFGHLIRSFIDNNEVMLHIYKFIYTFHMPAFILVSGYFAKGFRKKGYVGKIAKKLIVPYLIFQGIYSVYYYLIQKQDKIELNPLDPQWSLWFLLSLFFWNLMLFLFTKTNLKTALAFSFLLGIGIGYVDFANNFLSIGRTFVFFPLFLIGYYMKRDHFYKLTSVKGRTISILFLTFTFSMYFFLQFDFEWLFGSKPYSAFGQEIAASALIRSSFYVMTVASTLSFLAIVPQREAFFTSWGTRTFYVYLLHGFIINGIRSSPAVEWLDDYQSIAIYAAAAIIVTFLLSSNFVKTWTEPMIELRATSLKRKWKSLQQT
- a CDS encoding carbon-nitrogen family hydrolase, with product MKHTICCIQIDIAFGDPAENKRRVSHAMEEAIKKEAPDFLILPELWNTGYDLTRLETIADEEGKDSKVFLSELAKKNSVNLIAGSIAKKSGHKVTNTMLIFDREGTLVHEYSKLHLFKLMNEHHYLTAGKESGLFTLDGLNCAGFICYDIRFPEWMREHASNGAEVLFVAAEWPLPRLQHWRSLLIARAIENQAFIVACNRSGSDPHNQFAGHSLVIDPWGNVIAEAGEGEEVLRAELDLSEIAAIRKQIPVFEDRRPEFYQSFVKRD